From the genome of Megalopta genalis isolate 19385.01 chromosome 13, iyMegGena1_principal, whole genome shotgun sequence:
tataatagcttatattttattaaattttagaaCTACTTTGATCGTATCGCATGTATTTCCGAATGTTCTTGTACACTTCAGATGCAATTTATATCTGTTTTTGatcattttatatataaatacttgCATGCGCATGCGTATTGGAAATTTTGAATACCATCAAAGTTTCGCCTCTATGAGAACGCTTTGGGTTTCGATAACGGTACGCCATCTATACCGTCGATACAGTTagataatttgtacaaatttaaATGTCGCGCGTTGGAAGCGAGTCTCGCATTCCTGCTACGTTTAACGGTTTAACTTTAAAAAATCTCTTTATCTTTATGTAAAAAAGCTTGTGTCTTTAGTTCTAGCGACCATTAAGTTTGTCTACTAAATGTTGTTTACACATTATACATAACGCGAACAATGTTGCACTAATTATTTGCGATATTGGCTCCTTCGACATCAAGACGCGTAAGTAAAACGTCATATAATGTAAATAGCTTGTTTATTTCGCTTTGTCGAAAGGCTGGAGCTTACAAAATGCACTATACTGCCATACAAATATAAGTATGTAAATCTCTATTATTAGTAGTTCCTGAGTAACGAACAATTGCAAATCCCTTTACTCAGATCTAATAAATTCGCAATGATTTTCCTTACCAACAATTGCACTGTTTCTTATTCTTTGTGTGGATTACGATGACGCTATCAGCTACATCTTTGCACATAAAAAAGACTTCCATTAGATTGATGTActtctaataaatattattctttattacaAAAATCTTGTTGATCGTTCCTTCATCTGGAACTCTTATATGTATCTAGTGCTTGTTGAATCAAGTAAAAATCTCGATAACAAAATAATTACGATATCCTAAtgttacatatgtatataataaaggtttagttgttaatttttatttaattatacacTTTTACCGTTTAATTTCTATcatatacatatttggaccaTAAATTAAACTATCATAGCATAGAGATCAAACTTTTAAGACAACACTCTGCAATATTCAATGAGTAACATGATTTTATTGATAAAAGTGTTATGTTACTTGTATTACTAGTAATTCATCTTTTTTTGTTCTATCTTCTCCTTTGTGAACAGTCGTTTATCGATATAAAATTTACTATTAACAGTGCTAAATCGATTTGCTCGTTAAAAGCGAAACTAATTAAACCTGATTTCGCTTCGCGATACGCATCTTTCTCTTAAGATTTACTTATATATGGCATGGAACACATTCTCTGCCAGTCATGGCTATGAATTCCGTTTAGGCAAATTCAACCAAGTATCACAGATTCTTAATCTCGCTAAAGAGGGCATAACTTACGAACTGGTTATAAACCTAATCAACCTATAATCAACATAATCATATAAACCGtgatcaattatataacaagaatTCTTAGAAAATCtttaacatatatataaaaagTAATTTTGTGGACTTCTGGATTCAAATGTATGCATTAACAATACACTCGTAATTGTCTGAAGAAAAATTTAATCAAAGAATCCTAAATCTTTAGTCAAAATTAAAAACCTGTGTGGATTAATTGTCTAAACAATCCTCATAGTGCACTACTTATTTACTGTTAACAATAACATTTGTATCAAATAGCCAGTTTCCTTGCAAGCCTCGTTTTAGAAGAAAATTCTGCACGAGACTCGGATTTAATAGGATTCTCAATCAGTTATCTGGTCTAAAGTAAATGATAATTGGCAAAGGACAGATTTATTTTGCTATGCCGCTACTTCTCCGAAATTCATATGCCCAGTTTCTATTGCGTGTTGTTGAGCGGCTGTTTGTCCGTTTAATTTAACTTTGCAATCATTGCATATTAGAGTGAATTTTTGAACGTCCGTGAATTGACGACTAGATTTCGCTTCTCTCGCTAATTCTGCAGCCTCTAATAATATCCTTTTATCTTCTGTGGGAAAAATCGTTTGTATACTACCACCCTGCAACTAAACACAACAAATAGAAGAATATTCCttcatacattataatatattggtCGTACAATAATGTAACACTTACATCTAATGGTTCCAAATACAAGGGATCATAATGAATTCCGTCGAATATTAAAAACACTCTTTGAGCATAATGTTGATCTTCTCCAAACCGGTTGATAATCGCATTGATACTATCGATTACAGCTATTTCCAGACCGTAGAATTTCGACAGTATCGATAATTCTATAGCTCCTCCCCAAGAATccggcttcaaaatccacttaCAATATTCAAGATTTGGTCTACCTAAGAAGGCTTCCGAATATTCCTCTGGGTCCGCTGCCACAGCATTTGCTATGATTTCCCTCATAAAACTAGCACAACTGGGATCAACCTTACCTAAAAGTATGCTATAAGATTAAAAGGTGCGTAAAGTGTCTCCGTACAAATATGATGTACAACAAATTTATTCTTTGTGTCACTCACGAACAGAGTTGGCCAACATTCAATGCGATAAACAATTAATGGAGTAATAGCATACATCAATCGCAATTTTTCACAATGAGTTATTGTGAATCGTAAGCATCAATAGCCAAGTCTGGTCAGGAATAGTATGATTTACATAACGATATGTACCATTAAGAACATATCCGACGCTGGTAAACAAGCAGGAGTTATCGGCAGGCACGTCTTTTTTCATCAAAACACCGGGCGTATTGACGAAACTCTCGTCGTTGACGATGTGAGATCGACCGATCTCGTCGGAGTTTCGTTCACCGTTGAACTGGGCGGGCTTTTCCTCGACGATCAGAGTGTCCCCCGAGACGATGCCGCTCTTCTCGATCGTCGTCGACTCGTCGTTCAGATTGATCGCTTTCGGTGGAAAACCACCGAGAACGTGGAGCGCATCGACTGCTATGCCCGTGATTTCGGCCAGCTTCGATTTCAATTCGGATACCTTGTCCTGGGGCACTAACCCATTCACGACCTTCTGACCTGATTTCGTTTTGACCCTCAACACAAATCCAGCCATCGTTTCGCCGCGGACACCCGAGTCACAACCAGAACGACTTAATTTTTCCCC
Proteins encoded in this window:
- the Yod1 gene encoding yod1 deubiquitinase produces the protein MAGFVLRVKTKSGQKVVNGLVPQDKVSELKSKLAEITGIAVDALHVLGGFPPKAINLNDESTTIEKSGIVSGDTLIVEEKPAQFNGERNSDEIGRSHIVNDESFVNTPGVLMKKDVPADNSCLFTSVGYVLNGKVDPSCASFMREIIANAVAADPEEYSEAFLGRPNLEYCKWILKPDSWGGAIELSILSKFYGLEIAVIDSINAIINRFGEDQHYAQRVFLIFDGIHYDPLYLEPLDLQGGSIQTIFPTEDKRILLEAAELAREAKSSRQFTDVQKFTLICNDCKVKLNGQTAAQQHAIETGHMNFGEVAA